A genomic segment from Pelobates fuscus isolate aPelFus1 chromosome 7, aPelFus1.pri, whole genome shotgun sequence encodes:
- the NSUN4 gene encoding 5-methylcytosine rRNA methyltransferase NSUN4: MAASIGAGLLCRRLRTHGLTFQRYKFKKKWAATLPNITCSRLALQYFDMNYSLQFGELWPSIRISLLSEQKYGALVNSFSQKPTVIQKLSTLNAADFIFEAERSVSDLQLDTLKDSKVVKEANEFPLEADVLEPQTQHLPKKQASSLMSSLLYSSLSCFTFSRGDISRFPSPRSDIFGHLEYYLMDAASLLPVLALNVPPDSDVLDMCAAPGGKMLALLLAGNCRHLTANDMSISRSGRLRRVLLSYIPREFRTEDKVRITSWDGRNWGENESSAYDRVLVDAPCTTDRHSLLEEDNNIFHRLRTKERQMLPMVQIELLVAALQAVKPGGEVVYSTCSLSQLQNEYVVQRAVELASSEHGIHTELQDLSCFREIFKNIFNFSTDCRIGELVLPHLTANFGPMYFCKLKRLP; the protein is encoded by the exons GCTGCCACTCTTCCGAACATTACCTGTTCAAGGTTAGCACTGCAGTACTTTGATATGAATTATAGTTTGCAGTTTGGTGAACTGTGGCCTTCCATCCGCATCAGCCTTCTCTCCGAACAGAAGTATGGAGCACTTGTAAATAGCTTTTCCCAAAAGCCTACGGTTATACAAAAGCTGAGCACCTTAAATGCCGCAGACTTTATTTTTGAGGCTGAGAGATCAGTCTCGGACTTGCAGTTGGATACTTTAAAGGACTCCAAAGTAGTAAAAGAGGCAAATGAATTTCCACTGGAAGCAGATGTTCTAGAACCTCAAACACAACATCTTCCAAAAAAGCAAGCATCAAGTCTGATGTCATCACTGCTGTATTCAAGTCTCTCCTGCTTTACATTTTCCAGGGGGGATATCAGCCGCTTCCCATCACCCAG GTCAGACATCTTTGGGCATCTGGAATACTATCTGATGGACGCTGCATCTCTGTTACCTGTGTTGGCATTAAATGTACCACCTGATAGTGACGTTCTAGACATGTGTGCTGCCCCTGGTGGAAAAATGCTGGCACTTCTGCTGGCTGGAAACTGCA GACACCTTACTGCCAACGATATGTCCATTTCACGCAGCGGTCGGCTCCGTAGGGTCCTGCTGTCTTATATTCCCAGAGAATTTCGAACAGAGGACAAAGTGCGCATTACGTCATGGGATGGCCGGAACTGGGGCGAGAACGAGAGCAGTGCCTATGACCGG GTTCTGGTGGATGCCCCATGTACCACAGACAGGCATTCCCTTCTTGAAGAGGACAACAACATTTTCCATCGATTGAGGACTAAGGAGCGTCAGATGTTGCCAATGGTCCAGATTGAGCTGTTGGT GGCTGCCCTGCAGGCAGTAAAGCCAGGAGGTGAAGTGGTATACTCCACGTGCTCTCTGTCCCAGCTGCAGAATGAGTATGTAGTGCAGCGAGCAGTTGAGCTTGCTTCCTCTGAACACGGAATTCACACAGAGCTCCAAGACCTTAGCTGCTTCAGAGAGATTTTCAAGAACATTTTCAACTTTTCTACAGACTGCAGGATAGGGGAATTGGTCCTCCCTCATCTCACTGCAAACTTTGGGCCTATGTACTTCTGTAAGCTAAAGCGCCTGCCCTAG